One window of Gammaproteobacteria bacterium genomic DNA carries:
- a CDS encoding FMN-binding glutamate synthase family protein — MTAHSKPAPHTEPQPEVREQERNRNVLGSSFVFPPRVIDDIHVKAELGRYRMRGFSLFKKIPSWDDLTFLPGTLTRFVIEGYREKCLTKTVLGPRAKRPLELDIPVYITGMSFGALSYEAKTALARGATMAGSATCSGEGGMIPDERRYSTKWFYQCIQSRYGFNPHHLRLADACEFFIGQGCKVGMGGHLMGQKVTDQVAEMRSLPAGIDQRSPARHPDWLGPDDLALKIQEIREATNWEIPIQLKLGAARVYDDVRMAAKTDPDCIYIDGMEGGTGAGPHLATEDTGVPGIAAIRQARKALDDVGKTGEISLIYAGGIRNGSDIAKALALGADAIAIGHASLIALNCNKDIPEADFPNEIGVPAGYCYHCHTGRCPVGVTTQDPRLRKRLNPDDAAARVYNFLHTLTIECQLFARACAKTNVHSLEPEDLAALTMEASAMAQVPLAGSQHTVGRPDMTRY; from the coding sequence ATGACGGCACACAGCAAGCCCGCACCGCACACTGAGCCACAACCGGAAGTGCGCGAGCAGGAGCGGAATCGAAACGTCCTCGGTTCCAGCTTCGTCTTTCCGCCCCGTGTGATCGACGACATCCACGTCAAGGCCGAGCTCGGCCGCTACCGCATGCGCGGATTCTCGTTGTTCAAGAAGATTCCGAGCTGGGACGATCTGACGTTCCTCCCCGGCACCTTGACGCGCTTCGTGATCGAGGGTTATCGGGAAAAATGCCTGACCAAAACAGTGCTCGGTCCGCGCGCCAAACGCCCGCTTGAACTCGACATTCCGGTCTACATCACCGGCATGAGCTTCGGCGCGCTGAGCTACGAGGCCAAGACAGCATTGGCGCGCGGCGCGACCATGGCAGGCTCGGCGACATGTTCCGGCGAGGGTGGCATGATCCCCGACGAACGCCGTTACTCGACCAAGTGGTTCTACCAGTGCATTCAGTCGCGTTACGGCTTCAATCCGCATCACCTGAGGCTGGCGGACGCCTGCGAATTCTTCATCGGTCAGGGCTGCAAGGTCGGCATGGGCGGACACCTCATGGGCCAGAAGGTCACCGACCAGGTGGCCGAGATGCGCTCACTGCCCGCGGGCATCGATCAGCGCTCGCCGGCGCGTCATCCGGACTGGCTCGGGCCGGACGATCTTGCGCTCAAGATTCAGGAGATCCGCGAGGCCACCAACTGGGAGATTCCCATACAACTTAAATTGGGCGCGGCGCGCGTGTACGACGACGTGCGTATGGCCGCCAAGACCGACCCGGATTGCATCTACATCGACGGCATGGAAGGCGGCACCGGCGCCGGCCCGCATCTGGCCACCGAAGACACCGGCGTGCCCGGCATCGCGGCCATCCGCCAGGCGCGCAAGGCGCTGGACGACGTGGGCAAGACCGGCGAGATCTCGCTGATCTACGCCGGCGGTATCCGCAATGGTTCCGATATCGCGAAAGCACTGGCGCTGGGCGCCGATGCGATCGCGATCGGTCATGCCTCATTGATCGCGCTCAATTGCAACAAGGATATTCCCGAGGCTGATTTCCCCAACGAGATCGGCGTGCCGGCCGGCTACTGCTATCACTGCCACACGGGTCGTTGCCCGGTGGGTGTGACCACACAGGATCCGCGACTGCGCAAGCGCTTAAATCCGGATGACGCGGCCGCGCGCGTTTATAACTTTTTGCACACGCTCACCATCGAGTGTCAGTTATTCGCGCGCGCCTGCGCCAAAACCAACGTGCACTCGCTGGAGCCCGAAGATCTGGCCGCGCTGACCATG
- a CDS encoding glutamine amidotransferase, with the protein MCGIAGLIHKGKRADIGKEMTAMLQAMKHRGPDSTGYALYGPADTSQYVMRFKVAEPSDLAASRKKGAWDIHQALKDRKRKVDERLEELGAKVIADEQPREYAFRYAFSYDGDLGRLADYIEDLDGVEILSLGHALELIKDLGDANTVSQGYNLSAFQGTHAMGHTRMATESDVDIRSAHPYWAYPYSDISVVHNGQLTNYWNSRRALERKGHRFASDCDSELIAVYIADQLDQGVELEVAMRESVNAFDGVFTYLVATGNALGMAKDTMAAKPMVLYEGDDFIAMASEEVAIRSIFPHEIDTTDPYDGEVRVWHS; encoded by the coding sequence ATGTGCGGCATTGCAGGGCTGATTCACAAGGGCAAGCGCGCGGATATCGGCAAGGAGATGACCGCGATGCTGCAGGCGATGAAGCATCGCGGGCCGGACTCGACCGGCTACGCCCTGTACGGGCCGGCCGACACCAGTCAGTACGTAATGCGCTTCAAGGTCGCCGAGCCATCCGATCTCGCCGCCAGCCGCAAAAAAGGCGCCTGGGACATTCACCAGGCGTTGAAGGATCGCAAGCGCAAGGTGGATGAGCGTCTTGAGGAGCTCGGCGCCAAGGTAATTGCCGACGAACAGCCGAGAGAATACGCGTTCCGTTACGCGTTTTCGTACGACGGCGATCTGGGTCGGCTGGCGGATTACATCGAAGACCTGGACGGCGTGGAAATCCTTTCGCTGGGTCACGCGCTGGAGCTGATCAAGGATCTGGGTGATGCGAACACCGTTTCGCAGGGCTACAACTTAAGCGCGTTCCAGGGTACGCACGCCATGGGGCACACGCGCATGGCGACCGAATCCGATGTCGATATCCGCTCGGCGCACCCGTACTGGGCGTATCCCTACAGCGACATCTCGGTCGTGCACAACGGTCAGCTCACCAATTACTGGAATTCGCGACGCGCGCTTGAGCGTAAAGGTCACCGGTTCGCCTCCGACTGTGACTCCGAGCTGATCGCGGTGTACATCGCCGACCAGCTGGATCAGGGCGTGGAATTGGAGGTGGCCATGCGCGAGTCGGTGAATGCTTTCGATGGCGTATTCACCTATCTGGTGGCGACCGGCAACGCGCTGGGGATGGCCAAGGACACCATGGCGGCGAAGCCCATGGTGCTCTACGAGGGCGACGACTTCATCGCCATGGCTTCCGAAGAAGTGGCGATCCGCAGCATCTTTCCGCACGAGATCGACACCACAGACCCCTACGACGGCGAGGTGCGTGTATGGCACAGTTAA
- a CDS encoding GXGXG motif-containing protein produces the protein MAQLKTKDSHDLGMHDEQLTGRTQQVFFDSSEEENFTYPGAFDVDFDKRAELDAAELENKAINLRIRELMSQGFGTIMVRNPGAKHSLGVGILNRLQLEFDGSLGYFGCGLIDGPNVRIKGRVGWSCAENMMAGTVVIEKNAGSTFGAALRGGDLVCKGDVGSRTGIDMKGGTIIVGGRTGMNSGFMMQRGRMVILGDAGNNLGDSMYDGTIYIGGKAQSLGVDAVEGEMTDVDIQWLKHKLSIYGLDAPNGVENMTKIVSGKKLWNYDNLEPAEKKLVL, from the coding sequence ATGGCACAGTTAAAGACGAAAGATTCGCATGATCTGGGTATGCACGATGAGCAGCTCACGGGCCGCACCCAGCAGGTCTTTTTCGATTCGTCGGAGGAAGAAAACTTCACTTATCCCGGCGCCTTCGATGTCGATTTTGACAAGCGCGCCGAGCTCGACGCCGCGGAACTGGAAAACAAGGCCATCAATCTGCGCATACGCGAGTTGATGAGCCAGGGCTTTGGCACGATCATGGTGCGCAATCCCGGCGCCAAACACTCGCTGGGCGTCGGGATTCTCAATCGCCTCCAGCTCGAATTCGACGGCAGCCTCGGGTATTTCGGCTGCGGGCTGATTGACGGCCCCAATGTGCGCATCAAGGGCAGAGTCGGCTGGTCGTGCGCAGAAAACATGATGGCCGGCACGGTGGTGATCGAGAAAAACGCCGGCTCGACTTTCGGCGCGGCCTTGCGCGGCGGCGACCTGGTGTGCAAGGGCGACGTCGGTTCGCGTACCGGCATCGATATGAAGGGCGGCACAATTATCGTCGGCGGCCGCACCGGCATGAACTCCGGCTTCATGATGCAGCGCGGCCGCATGGTTATTCTCGGCGACGCCGGTAACAATCTGGGCGACTCGATGTACGACGGCACCATTTACATCGGTGGCAAGGCGCAGAGTCTTGGCGTGGACGCGGTGGAAGGCGAGATGACCGACGTCGACATCCAATGGCTCAAGCACAAGCTTTCCATTTACGGACTGGACGCGCCCAACGGTGTGGAGAACATGACCAAGATCGTGTCGGGCAAGAAGCTCTGGAATTACGACAACCTGGAACCGGCCGAGAAGAAACTGGTTCTTTAG